A single Paenibacillus kribbensis DNA region contains:
- a CDS encoding helix-turn-helix domain-containing protein → MQSIYQRIEQLIKERGMTKKAFCEQLGISTGNFGDWKRGKTTPGTNKLIEIASFFNASLDWIMLGRDVRGEALKESKDPYFFEASGQLDCQGEPLSEAEKDFILEYIEFTRFRKEKKQGNSTAKS, encoded by the coding sequence ATGCAATCTATTTACCAACGTATTGAGCAACTTATCAAGGAACGAGGGATGACCAAAAAAGCGTTCTGCGAGCAGTTGGGTATTAGTACGGGAAACTTTGGAGATTGGAAAAGAGGAAAAACGACGCCAGGCACGAATAAACTCATTGAAATCGCTTCGTTTTTTAATGCCAGTCTGGATTGGATCATGCTGGGACGAGATGTACGGGGTGAGGCACTGAAGGAGTCAAAAGACCCTTATTTTTTTGAGGCTTCAGGGCAACTGGATTGCCAGGGGGAACCGCTCAGTGAGGCAGAAAAGGATTTTATACTTGAGTATATTGAATTTACTCGTTTTCGTAAAGAGAAAAAACAAGGCAATTCAACTGCCAAATCATGA
- a CDS encoding Cof-type HAD-IIB family hydrolase, protein MKLFAIDMDGTLLNEEGKISKVNAEAIRQAQQQGIQVAIATGRASYDAWTKLEEAGLVAPVIGANGATVHDTQRRQLTSTPMDRDETFEVLSWLRENDFYYEVMTDRAIYSPQYGHQLLAVEMDRLLSANPDISLNTLLHAAEKQYEQTGLIRITSYEDIPLDVEIYNVLCFSFDQAKLDRGRERYRNFGTLNMVISSDRNFEVEHKDASKGNALRYLANHLGIPMQETVAIGDSYNDISMLTMAGKGIAMGNAKDDIKAICSKVTLTNVEDGVAHALLNILKTVEAEADIVN, encoded by the coding sequence ATGAAACTGTTTGCGATTGATATGGATGGAACACTACTGAATGAGGAAGGAAAAATAAGCAAAGTGAACGCGGAGGCTATACGCCAAGCACAGCAGCAAGGCATCCAGGTGGCGATTGCTACTGGCAGAGCGTCTTATGATGCCTGGACAAAGCTAGAGGAAGCTGGACTTGTAGCCCCCGTCATTGGAGCAAACGGCGCGACCGTACACGATACACAACGCCGCCAGCTAACCTCTACACCCATGGACCGAGATGAAACCTTTGAAGTGTTGAGCTGGCTGCGCGAAAACGATTTTTACTATGAGGTCATGACAGACCGCGCAATTTATTCCCCACAATACGGACATCAATTGCTTGCCGTGGAAATGGACCGTCTGCTAAGCGCCAATCCCGATATTTCGCTGAACACTTTATTACACGCAGCCGAAAAGCAATATGAACAGACAGGGCTTATCCGCATCACCTCATACGAGGACATTCCACTGGATGTGGAGATTTATAACGTGCTCTGCTTCTCCTTTGATCAAGCCAAGCTGGATCGGGGTCGTGAGCGTTACCGAAATTTCGGCACTCTAAACATGGTCATTTCCTCAGACCGTAACTTTGAAGTCGAGCATAAGGATGCATCCAAAGGCAATGCATTGCGTTATCTGGCGAATCATCTGGGCATTCCCATGCAGGAGACCGTGGCGATCGGGGACAGCTATAATGATATTTCCATGCTGACGATGGCAGGGAAGGGCATCGCCATGGGCAATGCAAAAGACGACATCAAGGCCATCTGTTCCAAAGTGACCCTGACCAATGTGGAGGATGGCGTCGCTCATGCACTGTTGAATATACTCAAAACCGTCGAGGCTGAGGCTGACATTGTAAACTGA
- a CDS encoding DeoR/GlpR family DNA-binding transcription regulator encodes MYQEERMIQIVNYLKLHKRISVDDICEIFNVSRDTARRDLVKLEEHQKIIRTRGGAILPSFHHDSISNYNERLLTVSEEKQVIGQLAASLVRNKDRIILDSSTTVQACAEKLNVQECSVITNSINQADVLSRKDGVSIHLLGGHLQKEHRYVYGSSVIATLSHYFVDKAFIGIGGISAHGLSLIHEEDGMLKHQMMKQADQVIVLADHSKFGKKFPYRFADLSEINIVITDRLPDPDMLDIFQHHDIEVIVPS; translated from the coding sequence ATGTATCAGGAAGAACGAATGATTCAAATCGTTAATTACTTAAAGCTTCATAAACGCATTTCGGTGGACGATATTTGCGAAATTTTTAATGTATCGCGAGATACAGCCCGTCGCGACTTGGTAAAGCTGGAGGAGCATCAGAAGATTATTCGTACCCGCGGCGGCGCTATTCTCCCTTCATTCCATCACGATTCCATTAGTAATTATAATGAAAGACTGCTCACTGTATCCGAGGAAAAGCAAGTGATTGGACAACTGGCAGCCAGCTTGGTACGAAATAAGGATCGTATCATACTGGATTCCTCCACTACCGTGCAGGCGTGTGCAGAAAAACTAAATGTGCAGGAATGTTCGGTCATCACCAATTCCATTAATCAGGCTGACGTGCTGTCCAGAAAAGACGGTGTATCCATTCATCTCTTGGGAGGACATCTGCAAAAAGAACACCGATACGTATACGGCTCCTCTGTCATCGCCACCTTGTCCCACTATTTTGTAGACAAAGCCTTTATCGGGATTGGAGGTATATCTGCCCATGGATTGAGTCTGATTCATGAAGAGGACGGTATGCTGAAGCATCAGATGATGAAACAGGCAGATCAGGTGATTGTCCTTGCAGACCATTCAAAATTCGGTAAAAAATTCCCTTACCGCTTTGCCGATCTATCCGAAATCAATATCGTGATCACCGACCGCTTGCCAGATCCGGATATGTTGGACATTTTTCAACATCATGATATTGAGGTTATTGTCCCCTCATAG
- a CDS encoding SprT family protein, whose translation MESKSMSNEELQEWVEHISLESFGVPFKHQARFNARLSSTGGRYFMKSHHIEINPHQLAAFGRSEVEKIIKHELCHYHLHLRGMGHRHRDADFKAWLARVGGSRHCQTLPGRLERKPRPYRYKLVCVSCGQEYLRKRKMNPQHYRCGKCGSKLRLLALDGTP comes from the coding sequence ATGGAGTCCAAGTCCATGAGTAATGAGGAGCTTCAGGAGTGGGTGGAGCATATTTCGCTGGAAAGCTTCGGTGTGCCATTTAAGCATCAAGCTCGCTTCAATGCGCGCCTGTCTTCTACAGGTGGGCGGTATTTTATGAAAAGTCATCATATTGAAATTAATCCACATCAGCTTGCAGCCTTCGGACGATCTGAGGTGGAAAAAATTATTAAGCATGAGTTGTGCCACTATCATTTGCATCTGCGCGGAATGGGCCACCGGCATCGGGATGCAGATTTCAAGGCATGGCTGGCCCGTGTAGGGGGAAGCAGGCATTGTCAGACCCTGCCGGGAAGATTGGAGCGGAAGCCGCGGCCTTATCGTTACAAACTGGTGTGCGTTTCCTGTGGACAGGAATACTTGCGGAAGCGTAAAATGAATCCACAGCATTACCGCTGTGGTAAATGTGGAAGTAAACTCCGTTTGTTAGCACTTGACGGCACCCCCTGA
- the kdpF gene encoding K(+)-transporting ATPase subunit F has translation MIVVLVLTAMVLVYLIYALLNPEKF, from the coding sequence ATGATTGTTGTGCTTGTGCTCACGGCTATGGTGTTGGTGTATTTAATCTATGCGCTCCTGAACCCTGAAAAGTTTTAA
- the cmpA gene encoding cortex morphogenetic protein CmpA: MPQWLSNQLMRAFYKKDRRQIKLLNDCWFFYHKAPGVEFDANNG, translated from the coding sequence TTGCCTCAATGGCTCAGCAACCAGCTTATGCGGGCCTTTTACAAAAAGGACCGTCGTCAAATCAAACTGTTAAACGATTGTTGGTTTTTTTATCATAAAGCCCCTGGCGTAGAGTTTGATGCCAACAATGGCTAA
- a CDS encoding Tex family protein yields MSNEETKTEIGQGPNEAERQERIVKQVARELSLALKQIRTTISLLDEGNTIPFIARYRKEMTGELDENQLREIEDRVLYLRNLEDRKVEVIRIIEEQGKLTEELQAAITSAVKLQEVEDLYRPYRQKRKTRASVAKERGLEPLSIWIWGQPKQGDALKEAESYVNAELGVESAEAAIQGALDILAENMADDATIRQWVRRYTLDHGMLTSEAKDAEQESVYENYYSYRELAKKMPPHRILAINRGEREGILKVGLEVVPDSIYNYMAGQVIKGSSVVEELLRGVIEDAYKRLIAPSIEREVRAEMTEKGEQQAISIFAGNLRSLLLQAPIKGRRVLGVDPAYRTGCKLAVVDDTGKLLEVAVTYPTPPNNKKREAAEKFKQLIAEYDIELIVIGNGTASRETEQFVAEVIAEIGDSNLAYLIVNEAGASVYSASKLAQEEFPDLDVAERSAASIARRVQDPLAELVKIEPKAIGVGQYQHDVSQKHLDESLKDVVESAVNHVGVDVNTASPALLSYVAGINATIAKNIVKYREENGKFSNRRQLQKVPRLGAKTYEQSIGFIRIPGGENPLDRTPIHPESYAVVDRLLAELGISAHDLGTKAAEQALNISSIEQLAVKLEVGVPTLRDILESLQRPGRDPRDELPLPVFRKDVLKIEDLAPGMELQGTVRNVIDFGAFVDIGIKSDGLVHISQLRSGFVKHPMDVVSVGDNVTVWVLNVDLKKGRVGLTMKPPAEAQSQA; encoded by the coding sequence TTGTCTAACGAGGAAACGAAAACGGAAATCGGACAGGGGCCGAACGAAGCAGAACGCCAGGAGCGGATTGTCAAACAAGTGGCGAGAGAGCTGTCGCTGGCACTCAAGCAAATCCGGACAACGATCAGTTTGCTGGATGAAGGAAATACGATTCCTTTTATCGCACGATATCGTAAGGAAATGACAGGAGAGCTGGACGAAAACCAGCTGCGTGAAATTGAAGACCGTGTGCTGTATTTACGTAATCTGGAGGATCGTAAGGTAGAGGTCATCCGCATCATTGAGGAGCAGGGCAAGCTGACTGAAGAACTCCAAGCCGCTATCACCTCTGCGGTCAAGCTTCAGGAAGTGGAGGATTTGTACCGCCCTTATCGGCAAAAGCGCAAAACCCGCGCGAGTGTGGCGAAGGAACGTGGATTGGAGCCGCTGTCTATCTGGATCTGGGGCCAGCCGAAGCAGGGCGATGCTCTGAAAGAAGCTGAATCCTATGTGAATGCAGAGCTGGGAGTCGAAAGCGCCGAAGCGGCTATTCAGGGAGCTTTGGACATTTTAGCGGAAAATATGGCAGACGATGCGACGATTCGCCAATGGGTGCGTCGATATACACTCGACCATGGCATGTTGACCTCCGAAGCGAAGGACGCGGAGCAAGAGTCTGTGTATGAGAACTATTACAGCTATCGTGAGCTGGCCAAGAAAATGCCGCCTCACCGCATTCTGGCGATTAACCGCGGGGAACGTGAAGGCATTCTTAAGGTCGGACTGGAGGTCGTGCCAGATTCGATTTACAATTACATGGCAGGTCAAGTGATTAAAGGCTCGTCAGTTGTGGAGGAGTTGTTGCGCGGCGTCATTGAGGATGCGTATAAAAGACTTATCGCGCCATCGATTGAGCGTGAGGTGCGCGCCGAAATGACGGAGAAGGGCGAGCAGCAAGCCATCTCTATCTTTGCAGGCAACCTGCGCAGCCTGCTGCTGCAGGCTCCGATCAAAGGCCGCCGTGTGCTTGGTGTCGATCCGGCATACCGGACAGGCTGCAAGCTGGCGGTTGTCGACGACACGGGCAAGCTGCTGGAAGTGGCCGTGACCTATCCGACACCGCCGAACAATAAGAAGCGCGAGGCTGCCGAGAAGTTCAAGCAGCTGATTGCAGAGTACGACATTGAACTGATCGTCATTGGTAACGGAACCGCTTCGCGTGAGACAGAGCAATTCGTAGCTGAAGTCATCGCGGAGATTGGCGACAGCAACCTGGCGTACCTGATTGTCAATGAGGCGGGCGCGAGCGTCTATTCCGCCTCCAAGCTTGCGCAGGAGGAGTTTCCAGATTTGGACGTGGCTGAGCGCAGTGCGGCCTCCATCGCGCGTCGTGTGCAGGACCCGCTGGCTGAGCTGGTCAAAATTGAGCCCAAAGCCATTGGGGTAGGCCAATACCAGCATGATGTATCGCAGAAGCATCTGGACGAAAGCTTGAAGGATGTTGTAGAATCGGCCGTTAACCATGTCGGTGTAGATGTGAACACCGCTTCCCCGGCACTGTTGTCCTATGTAGCAGGAATTAACGCGACGATTGCCAAAAATATCGTCAAGTACCGTGAAGAAAACGGTAAATTCAGCAACCGTCGTCAGCTGCAAAAAGTCCCGCGTCTTGGTGCAAAAACCTACGAGCAATCCATTGGCTTTATCCGTATACCGGGTGGAGAAAATCCGTTGGACCGCACGCCGATTCACCCTGAATCGTATGCTGTAGTAGACCGCTTGTTGGCTGAGCTGGGTATCAGTGCCCACGATTTGGGTACGAAGGCTGCGGAGCAAGCATTGAACATCTCCAGCATCGAGCAGTTGGCTGTTAAGCTGGAGGTTGGTGTCCCGACGTTGCGGGATATTTTGGAGAGCCTCCAGCGTCCGGGGCGTGACCCGCGTGATGAACTGCCGTTGCCGGTATTTCGCAAGGATGTGCTGAAGATCGAAGATCTGGCACCTGGTATGGAGCTGCAGGGAACCGTCCGCAATGTCATTGATTTTGGCGCCTTTGTCGATATCGGTATTAAAAGTGACGGATTAGTTCATATTTCGCAGCTGCGCAGCGGCTTCGTGAAGCATCCGATGGATGTCGTATCTGTCGGTGATAATGTAACGGTATGGGTGCTGAATGTCGATTTGAAAAAGGGCAGAGTGGGTCTGACGATGAAACCTCCAGCAGAGGCGCAATCGCAGGCATAA
- a CDS encoding glutathione peroxidase, which produces MTVYEYGAKTLQGKEIPLSIYEGKVLLIVNTASKCGLTPQYKALQELYDQYHEHGLEILGFPSNQFAKQEPGSSEEISEFCQINYGVSFPMFAKTDVNGDQAHPLFRYLTQTAPGVLGSKAIKWNFTKFLITREGNVFKRYAPQTTPDKLAGDIEKLLQEK; this is translated from the coding sequence ATGACCGTTTATGAATATGGTGCCAAAACCCTGCAAGGAAAAGAAATCCCGTTATCCATATATGAAGGGAAAGTTCTGCTCATCGTGAACACAGCCAGTAAATGCGGGCTAACTCCCCAATATAAAGCGCTACAGGAGCTATACGACCAGTATCATGAGCATGGGCTCGAAATTTTGGGATTTCCCAGCAACCAATTTGCCAAGCAAGAGCCGGGTTCCAGCGAGGAGATTTCGGAGTTTTGCCAGATCAACTACGGAGTTTCCTTTCCGATGTTTGCCAAGACAGATGTCAACGGTGATCAGGCACACCCTTTATTTCGCTACCTTACCCAAACAGCTCCAGGCGTATTAGGCTCCAAAGCGATCAAGTGGAATTTTACGAAATTTTTAATCACACGCGAAGGTAACGTATTTAAGCGCTATGCACCACAAACAACTCCGGATAAGCTGGCAGGAGATATTGAAAAGCTTTTGCAGGAAAAATAA
- a CDS encoding MarR family winged helix-turn-helix transcriptional regulator, protein MDNQLLGNISENILGLFPIVKKKFFTYGPLDFPLHLSPNNFQVLLLLREVRSSTVSDLSKQLNVSRPNMTPLLDKLVEHGLADRQSCDSDRRVVNVAITEEGDAFCEQVFHTFSGKIQERLVFLPEEDLLHLSETLNELKQILLKIDNPTS, encoded by the coding sequence ATGGACAATCAACTGTTAGGGAATATATCAGAAAATATTTTGGGCTTGTTTCCGATTGTGAAGAAGAAATTTTTCACCTACGGTCCGCTTGATTTCCCATTGCATTTGTCGCCTAATAACTTTCAGGTATTGCTGCTGCTGCGAGAAGTACGTTCGTCTACCGTATCTGATTTGTCCAAACAGCTTAATGTCTCACGTCCGAACATGACTCCTCTTCTGGATAAGCTGGTGGAGCATGGGTTGGCTGACCGCCAGTCGTGTGACTCGGATCGCAGAGTCGTGAATGTGGCAATTACAGAAGAAGGCGACGCTTTTTGTGAACAGGTATTCCATACCTTTTCCGGTAAAATTCAAGAGAGACTGGTGTTTCTGCCGGAAGAAGATTTATTGCACTTGAGCGAAACTTTGAATGAATTGAAGCAGATTTTACTTAAAATCGACAACCCTACTTCGTAA
- the kdpB gene encoding potassium-transporting ATPase subunit KdpB: MKEQRKRMLDRSILKHAIRDSFMKLNPMLMMKNPVMFVVEIGTLVVLLMLLFPGYFGADKEMSFNLAVFVILLFTLLFANFAEALAEGRGKAQAASLKKSKQDTQANKLVGNDIQVVSSTELRKGDIVLVSQGEMIPGDGEVIEGLASVDESAITGESAPVIKESGGDFCSVTGGTRVVSDRIKVRITAEPGETFIDKMISLVEGAQRQKTPNEIALNTLLISLTIIFLIVVVTLAPIARHFNIDLPVPVLISLLVCLIPTTIGGLLSAIGIAGMDRVTQFNVLAMSGKAVEASGDINTMILDKTGTITFGNRMASEFVPVGGVEKAELVKWAAMSSMKDETPEGRSVLELMRKQEYTSQEYTLDESLAAGGAFIEFKAETRMSGLDLADGRKVRKGAVDSVRQWIISQNGRVPADLEEKANQVASEGGTPLAVALDDRIYGIIYLKDTVKPGMKERFDQLREMGIRTIMCTGDNPLTAATIAREAGVDDFVAESKPEDKIAVIRREQEQGKLVAMTGDGTNDAPALAQADVGLAMNSGTVAAKEAANMVDLDSDPSKIIEVVAIGKQLLMTRGALTTFSIANDVAKYFAIIPAMFMLAIPQMGALNVMGLGSPLSAILSALIFNAVIIPLLIPLAMKGVKYKPMSSDRLLGRNLLIYGLGGMVVPFVGIKAIDLLVHLWI, translated from the coding sequence ATGAAGGAACAACGTAAACGCATGCTGGACAGAAGCATCTTGAAGCATGCGATCAGGGATAGCTTTATGAAATTAAATCCGATGCTCATGATGAAAAATCCCGTCATGTTCGTCGTGGAGATCGGCACACTGGTTGTGCTGCTGATGCTGCTGTTTCCCGGTTATTTTGGAGCTGACAAGGAAATGAGCTTTAACCTGGCTGTTTTTGTTATTCTGCTGTTCACGCTGCTCTTTGCCAATTTTGCTGAAGCGCTCGCGGAGGGGCGGGGGAAGGCGCAAGCTGCCTCTTTGAAAAAATCCAAGCAGGATACACAGGCCAACAAGCTTGTCGGAAATGACATTCAGGTGGTTAGCTCAACCGAGCTGCGTAAAGGGGATATTGTGCTGGTATCCCAGGGCGAGATGATTCCGGGGGACGGCGAGGTTATTGAAGGACTGGCTTCGGTGGATGAATCGGCGATTACAGGGGAATCAGCTCCGGTCATCAAGGAATCGGGCGGTGATTTTTGCTCGGTAACGGGCGGGACACGGGTAGTTAGTGACCGCATCAAGGTGCGGATTACGGCAGAGCCGGGCGAAACGTTTATTGATAAAATGATTTCGCTCGTGGAAGGGGCACAGCGGCAAAAAACGCCGAATGAAATTGCGTTGAACACGTTGCTGATCAGCTTGACGATTATTTTTTTGATCGTGGTGGTCACGCTGGCTCCGATCGCCCGCCATTTTAACATCGATTTGCCTGTACCAGTCTTGATTTCGCTGCTGGTTTGTCTGATTCCGACCACAATTGGAGGGCTGCTGTCGGCGATTGGGATTGCCGGTATGGACCGGGTCACCCAGTTTAACGTGCTGGCGATGTCAGGCAAGGCGGTAGAGGCATCCGGGGACATCAACACGATGATTCTCGACAAAACGGGGACCATCACCTTCGGGAACCGGATGGCGAGTGAATTTGTGCCTGTAGGGGGCGTGGAGAAGGCAGAGCTGGTAAAGTGGGCAGCGATGAGCTCAATGAAGGATGAGACGCCTGAGGGACGCTCGGTGCTGGAATTGATGCGCAAGCAGGAGTACACATCACAGGAATACACATTGGATGAATCCTTGGCGGCAGGCGGAGCCTTTATTGAGTTCAAGGCGGAAACCCGGATGAGTGGCCTGGACCTGGCCGATGGACGAAAGGTGCGCAAGGGCGCAGTGGACTCTGTTCGGCAGTGGATCATATCGCAAAACGGCAGGGTTCCAGCTGATCTGGAGGAAAAAGCGAATCAGGTGGCCTCTGAAGGAGGTACACCGCTGGCGGTTGCGCTGGATGATCGGATATACGGCATTATTTATTTGAAGGATACAGTGAAGCCGGGCATGAAGGAGCGGTTTGATCAGCTCCGGGAAATGGGTATCCGCACGATTATGTGTACCGGGGATAATCCGCTGACTGCTGCTACCATTGCACGGGAAGCAGGTGTGGACGATTTTGTAGCTGAAAGCAAGCCGGAGGATAAAATTGCGGTTATCCGCCGTGAGCAGGAACAAGGCAAGCTGGTGGCTATGACCGGCGACGGTACCAATGATGCTCCTGCGCTGGCGCAGGCGGATGTTGGTCTTGCCATGAACAGCGGCACGGTCGCGGCCAAGGAAGCCGCCAATATGGTGGATCTGGATTCCGATCCGTCCAAAATTATTGAGGTGGTCGCCATCGGCAAGCAACTGCTCATGACACGCGGCGCTTTGACAACGTTTAGCATCGCGAACGATGTTGCCAAATATTTTGCCATTATCCCGGCGATGTTCATGCTGGCTATTCCACAAATGGGCGCTTTGAACGTCATGGGGCTTGGCTCTCCGCTGTCCGCTATTTTGTCGGCGCTGATTTTTAACGCGGTTATTATTCCGCTCCTGATTCCGCTGGCCATGAAGGGCGTAAAGTATAAGCCGATGAGCTCGGACCGCCTGCTCGGACGGAATTTGCTGATTTACGGTTTGGGTGGTATGGTGGTGCCGTTTGTCGGCATCAAGGCCATTGATTTGCTGGTGCATTTATGGATTTAA
- the kdpA gene encoding potassium-transporting ATPase subunit KdpA codes for MELLQIGIVLVILLLLVKPVGTYMYHVFSNEPNRTDRIFGGTEKLIYRLAGLKKLENMRWTTYVMSFLATNVVLVVISYVLLRLQGMLPGNPAGNGNMEASLAFNTVISFMTNTNLQHYSGESGLTYLTQMAFVTMMMFTSAASGFAVAAAFMRGLTRRGEGMGNFFQDFIKSIIRIFLPLAFVLTLVLVGLKVPQTLQPTVDITTLSGTQQQIALGPIASMESIKHLGTNGGGYAGANSAHPFENPSPWTNVLEILAMWVMPASLPYTFGLFARNRKQGWIIFSSMMVLFLIFLSITYVSEKTGNPLIQALGVDASQGSMEGKEVRFGIGQSALFTAVTTAATTGSVNNMHDTLTPLGGMAALGEMMLNVIFGGKGVGLMNMLMYAILGVFICGLMVGRTPEFMGRKIEGKEMKLIAIAILVHPFLILAPTALAFMSHWGYDAVTNPGYHGLTQVLYEYASSAANNGSGFEGLADNNVFWNLTTGMVMFFGRYVSMIALLAVAASLNAKAPTPVTTGTLRTDNKLFGAILIGVVLLIGALTFLPVIVLGPVAEFLTM; via the coding sequence ATGGAGCTGCTGCAAATTGGAATTGTGCTTGTCATATTGCTGCTCTTGGTAAAGCCAGTGGGCACCTATATGTATCATGTATTCTCAAATGAACCGAATCGGACGGATCGAATTTTCGGTGGAACGGAAAAGCTGATTTATAGGCTAGCAGGCTTGAAAAAGCTGGAGAATATGCGTTGGACTACGTATGTTATGAGCTTTCTCGCGACCAATGTCGTGCTTGTGGTCATCAGCTATGTGCTGCTGCGTTTGCAAGGAATGCTTCCCGGGAATCCGGCTGGAAACGGCAATATGGAAGCGTCATTGGCTTTTAACACGGTAATCAGCTTTATGACCAATACGAATCTCCAGCATTATAGCGGAGAAAGCGGACTTACGTATCTGACACAGATGGCGTTTGTCACGATGATGATGTTCACTTCGGCGGCTTCCGGTTTTGCTGTTGCTGCGGCTTTTATGAGAGGATTGACGCGGCGCGGTGAAGGAATGGGCAATTTTTTTCAGGATTTCATCAAGTCGATTATACGGATTTTCCTGCCGCTGGCCTTTGTGCTTACGCTGGTGCTGGTTGGATTGAAAGTACCACAGACGCTGCAGCCTACGGTGGATATTACGACGCTGAGCGGAACACAGCAGCAGATTGCTTTGGGGCCCATTGCTTCGATGGAATCTATCAAGCATCTGGGGACGAACGGGGGCGGTTATGCGGGTGCCAACTCTGCGCATCCTTTTGAGAATCCAAGTCCCTGGACGAACGTTCTGGAGATTTTAGCGATGTGGGTAATGCCGGCTTCGCTGCCGTATACCTTTGGCTTGTTTGCCCGCAATCGTAAGCAGGGCTGGATTATTTTTAGCTCGATGATGGTATTGTTCCTTATTTTTCTGTCCATTACGTACGTGTCTGAAAAGACGGGAAATCCGCTGATACAGGCGCTGGGTGTGGATGCTTCGCAGGGAAGCATGGAAGGGAAAGAGGTTCGCTTCGGCATTGGACAATCGGCATTATTCACTGCGGTGACGACAGCGGCAACGACAGGTTCGGTCAATAATATGCATGACACACTGACCCCGCTGGGTGGTATGGCGGCTTTGGGTGAAATGATGTTAAACGTCATTTTCGGCGGCAAGGGTGTCGGGCTGATGAACATGCTGATGTACGCGATTCTGGGTGTGTTTATATGCGGACTGATGGTCGGAAGAACCCCGGAATTTATGGGTAGGAAAATTGAAGGCAAGGAAATGAAGCTGATCGCGATTGCCATTCTGGTACATCCGTTTCTCATTCTGGCACCGACTGCGCTCGCTTTTATGAGTCATTGGGGGTATGATGCGGTCACAAACCCCGGATATCACGGGCTGACTCAGGTGCTCTATGAATATGCGTCATCTGCGGCAAATAACGGGTCAGGGTTTGAAGGTCTTGCAGATAACAACGTATTCTGGAACTTAACAACAGGGATGGTTATGTTCTTTGGACGATATGTATCCATGATTGCATTGCTGGCTGTAGCGGCTTCGTTGAATGCCAAAGCGCCGACACCAGTGACGACGGGCACACTGCGCACGGACAACAAGCTGTTTGGGGCCATTCTGATCGGAGTTGTTCTGTTGATTGGTGCATTGACCTTTTTGCCTGTCATCGTATTGGGGCCTGTAGCTGAATTTTTGACCATGTGA
- a CDS encoding urease accessory protein UreF encodes MLNYALLLDPSLPVGGFTRSYGLEERFHNGRLTCMQDLEHYMRNDLYPQFTTLDGMAIKSLYVAIQQEDGWRIALIDKMLHTQRSSLQHAKESRLSGQRLIKLAKALYPWLEFDQLETILIQYSAIGTLATVHTWINFLLGNDVEQTIHGYLAAAVSFCIEDASKLLNTPYEEKNPLIERMTDELLTTWKKFDVPESAAFQRELLYRHWSSSYITQPPYMSRKSRLDEERLFPSPGLSKRLPASP; translated from the coding sequence TTGCTAAATTACGCATTATTGTTGGACCCTTCCCTACCCGTCGGCGGCTTCACCCGTTCTTATGGATTGGAGGAACGATTCCATAACGGACGCTTGACCTGTATGCAAGACCTGGAACATTACATGCGGAATGACTTGTATCCTCAATTCACAACGCTTGACGGTATGGCGATCAAAAGCCTGTATGTCGCCATTCAACAGGAGGATGGTTGGCGTATCGCCCTTATTGATAAGATGCTGCATACCCAACGCTCCTCTCTGCAACACGCGAAAGAGTCACGCCTGTCTGGTCAGCGCCTGATCAAGCTTGCCAAAGCCCTGTATCCTTGGCTTGAATTTGATCAGCTTGAAACAATACTCATTCAGTACAGCGCAATTGGCACACTCGCTACCGTTCATACGTGGATCAACTTTCTCCTTGGAAATGATGTGGAGCAGACCATTCACGGCTATCTAGCCGCAGCCGTGTCCTTCTGCATTGAAGATGCTTCCAAACTGCTAAATACACCTTACGAGGAAAAAAATCCTCTCATCGAGCGCATGACCGACGAACTGCTCACTACATGGAAAAAATTCGATGTGCCTGAGTCAGCTGCATTTCAGCGAGAGCTGCTTTACAGACATTGGTCCAGTTCCTACATTACTCAACCGCCTTATATGAGCCGTAAGAGCCGACTGGATGAAGAGAGGCTGTTTCCCTCCCCCGGCCTGTCCAAACGTCTTCCAGCATCCCCCTAA